A DNA window from Drosophila biarmipes strain raj3 chromosome 2R, RU_DBia_V1.1, whole genome shotgun sequence contains the following coding sequences:
- the LOC108030352 gene encoding homeobox protein invected yields MSTLASSRPPPLKLIIPSLQEAEDHEEEERRGAGGVGGGGGQEVGAMHPDCLPLPLAQPGNSPLVRDEEEEVVHTECEEQLNIEDEEEAEEEPDLDLEDPASCCSETSVLSVGQEQSQAAQAALSAQAQARQRLLISQIYRPSAFSSTTTVLPPSEGPPLSPEELLQQLPPSAGSSFQEEFLRKSQLYAEELMKQQMHLMAAARVNALTAAAAGKQLQMAMAAAAAATVPSGQDALAQLTATALGLGPGGAVHPHQQLLLQRDQVHHHHHMQNHLNNNENLHERALKFSIDNILKADFGSRLPKMGALSGNLGGGSVSGGITGGSKSSGTANGSRTPLKVPKKSGKPLNLTQTNAAANSSLSFSSSLANICSNSNDSNSTATSSSTTNTTVAPVDLVKSPPPAGGAAATGAGAGSKSGEDSGTPIVWPAWVYCTRYSDRPSSGRSKYKTEANGTQ; encoded by the coding sequence ATGTCCACCTTGGCCAGCAGCCGACCGCCCCCGCTGAAGCTGATCATTCCCTCCTTGCAGGAGGCAGAGGAccacgaggaggaggagaggAGAGGAGCGGGCGGAgtaggaggaggaggtggccaGGAAGTGGGTGCCATGCATCCGGATTGCCTGCCCTTGCCGCTGGCTCAGCCGGGCAACTCGCCGCTGGTGcgcgacgaggaggaggaggtggtgcaCACCGAATGCGAGGAGCAGCTGAACATcgaggatgaggaggaggcggaggaggagcccGACCTGGACCTGGAGGATCCGGCCAGCTGCTGCAGTGAGACCAGTGTGCTCAGCGTGGGCCAGGAGCAATCGCAGGCTGCCCAGGCGGCCCTGTCCGCCCAGGCTCAGGCCAGGCAGAGGCTCTTGATAAGTCAGATCTACCGACCGTCGGCTTTTAGCAGCACCACTACCGTCCTGCCGCCCAGCGAGGGACCGCCCCTCTCGCCCGAGGAGCTACTGCAGCAGCTGCCCCCCTCCGCAGGGAGCTCCTTCCAGGAGGAGTTCCTGCGCAAGTCGCAGCTGTACGCCGAGGAGCTGATGAAGCAGCAGATGCATCTAATGGCCGCCGCCCGGGTCAACGCACTcacggcagcggcggcgggaAAACAGCTCCAGATGGCCATGgctgcagcggcggcggccacGGTGCCCAGCGGGCAGGATGCACTGGCTCAGCTGACGGCCACCGCTCTGGGATTGGGCCCGGGAGGAGCTGTCCATCCGCAccagcagctgctcctgcagcGGGACCAAGTACATCACCATCACCACATGCAGAATCACCTCAACAACAACGAGAATCTCCACGAGCGGGCCCTCAAATTCAGCATAGACAACATCCTGAAGGCGGACTTTGGCTCCAGGTTGCCCAAGATGGGCGCTTTGAGTGGCAACCTGGGAGGTGGCAGTGTGAGTGGAGGGATCACCGGTGGCAGTAAAAGCTCCGGAACTGCCAATGGCAGCAGAACTCCCCTGAAGGTGCCCAAGAAATCGGGAAAGCCCTTGAATCTGACCCAAACCAATGCCGCTGCCAATTCGAGCCTGAGCTTCTCCAGCTCGCTGGCCAACatctgcagcaacagcaacgatTCCAACAGcaccgccaccagcagcagcaccaccaatACCACCGTGGCGCCGGTGGATCTGGTCAAGTCGCCACCGCCGGCGGGCGGAGCGGCAGCCacgggagcgggagcgggaagCAAGTCCGGCGAGGATTCGGGCACGCCCATCGTGTGGCCGGCGTGGGTCTACTGCACCCGCTACAGCGATCGCCCCAGCTCAG
- the LOC108030111 gene encoding uncharacterized protein LOC108030111: MSKLSFRARHLDPSKQMPIYLAEELPDLPEYSAINRAVPQMPSGMEKEEESEHHLQRAICTGLIIPTPEVLQTDQPFYDAYYPPDYKMPRQMIHMQPLGLDTEVPDYDMDSADEDWLSQQQRLELTELKFEQMMDRLEKSSGQTVVTLNEAKSLLNQDDETSISVYDYWLNKRLKMQHPLILTVKTESRPGASSNNPYLAFRRRTEKMQTRKNRKNDEASYEKMLKLRRDLQRATTILEMVRRREETKRDHLKMTVNIFEKRVEMRDFNGAVYSELNSQYKNTRPAYNPLYANQYSQGAAAVGTAGAILAALPTGLLPSGVGAAGNANVYGSASQYLNTSNLTMDSINSGGGNGSSSRKEKRPYKKRKHKLPRDKQQHQQQPPQQHHQQQQQQQYLPALPPAGGAGVSPAHHLPHHLHHLSRQQSASPAANDSIADSEDEDYFGGAQNGNKLGSESEEETPFAFRRRSSCIYLPSRQHDGRYPFDSADEEMAPSGACLDAKYRYTLTSLTYPRPRCIGFARRRMGRGGRILLDRATTNFDDFWSQLDYTVMESVVVDKFGDKLKQEDPEQLCKPSSPPTVVDLVPAGKPVEGEQPAADLIKVEPPSDVEKPAAGVETGQESKELELEEKSEIEVEDEYMATDDENVSRLGIYSSAVTLPPSSIDLRQKRRRLRRKKQQLRELNAAKRLKRSAETVATTGEVEQEEEEDTKPALVPLPRAYLQRLALVLGQKLKKEEEEKEVCKNQAPELLDNNDKEQLQPPRANHQQHHRSNNNNNNNNTVLNNNNNSSSSSNVMNKDVSISEKINVIKQEAEESGVVEGQDQPVASTSAAAAAARAAEAAAAAEAAASTGAVVTTNAGPSVEEVARTIKRELIDADDSNEPLSSIRTAAVLQSSQPVPELMDDEAEDDVNLAQLSSIIRHTAVKKELEAQQHQQQVEHEQMQAARRLEEDEAAPCLNQLPDVIRLRNLRNSQVHARPKDLFIQAPLDDDFNADYLGGLSPTSSQRLDICNELLSEIRRDWLHFRPKTPTDELSDNEDCEVGKSCDSHAVDWTQDTPISVELNRLGKREAEESDSNSYFLSSGFKYTDLESDTQLLQTVQVQEFARGSSKSPNCSGSGSGSALEFNLSGGDSLNDINNLLGDDDEDDNHEHMLDNILQECAMDDPKALNQATSFWNGILDGEAAVEDVEIADQLLDCIDEKKPKVGAADSSKRAGRNRKTKLALSPVGSSTFTVCPTAESLKERELFFSQAPPVVVTPKEEPPAEVEPTEAVSKEALVLSVKVEAAEKPQEEIVAVAPQAQQLPPQAIALPTTQLINIPAQITTQQKQQHQPQVTQLLNQFASAGPQIIARTEYGGGAAVGDIVTITPHTGSSPLPTLTAQQQLQHQLAQAQLRNVTVQQRQATPQTANQNQNPQQQQLLFQMQRDPSRSLTPLQAAGAGATGNHLIYTTSCGEIVTAAGAAAASQKVTYAIQKAGVASGGATTASIGPNTVITLSNVKVQNDDISSGSSGNSGSSVNIINTTSGQQLAVHSIAGMQQQGQQQVQQVTTSTPLLVATPTRNNVQQQQQQLVQQQPIVWRQVSGTNTAVATTAVLSTTVDSSPKAVTNQIVWTSRATQKRQLNGPESTDFNKLVLNRKLPRKQQMQQQHQQIQLTKQQLQQLVQHEELDEMSTGNSGEQMDTSDGLQQQQQQQQLQQQHLQKLSKVIKMSQFPLLVSDVNLQQQQPVSGQGQQQQLKPNSAAAIAANHNYSLHPASTAIITAQATPQQANKIFLTSSNSGGGGSGGNFTIATASELQAAGQKLHYKELPNSNLKLNFVSSAGTGEQAQQVGATTVLLNKSQQQQQQQQQHQKLKTLATTGNSQTGQGDKRVLYTSLLNVKPLQKNNSGAMQMQLGPGGLQQVLRGRLNNSIITRTLPLGTTVNSTGGTVGPTTTTIRQLVSTNANNVSSQDGSLLSAKDVGKALTVEQVIASANNGGVVLPTSNNNNNNNNGSGGGGNGGALGSGVNATGSGGGGGTAGTGAGGVGVTSTINR; this comes from the exons ATGTCCAAGCTGTCGTTCAGAGCCCGCCATTTGGATCCGTCCAAGCAGATGCCCATCTACTTGGCGGAGGAGCTGCCCGACCTGCCCGAGTACTCAGCCATCAACCGGGCGGTGCCGCAGATGCCCAGTGGCAtggagaaggaggaggagtCG GAACACCATCTGCAGCGGGCCATTTGCACGGGCCTGATCATCCCCACGCCCGAGGTGCTGCAGACGGACCAGCCCTTCTACGATGCCTACTATCCGCCGGACTACAAGATGCCCCGCCAAATGATTCACATGCAAC CTCTTGGGCTGGATACCGAGGTCCCTGACTACGACATGGACAGCGCCGATGAGGACTGGCTCAGTCAGCAGCAGCGCCTGGAGCTCACGGAACTGAAGTTCGAGCAGATGATGGACCGGCTGGAAAAGAGCTCCGGCCAAACTGTGGTCACGCTGAACGAGGCCAAGTCGCTTCTCAACCAGGACGACGAGACCAGTATATCCGTCTACGACTACTGGCTGAACAAGCGCCTCAAGATG CAACACCCGCTGATCCTCACGGTAAAAACGGAGAGTCGACCCGGCGCCAGCTCCAACAATCCGTATTTGGCCTTTCGGCGACGCACCGAGAAAATGCAAACCCGCAAGAATCGCAAAAACGACGAGGCATCCTACGAGAAGATGCTCAAGCTGCG ACGCGACCTGCAGCGCGCCACCACTATACTGGAGATGGTGCGGCGGCGCGAGGAGACGAAGCGCGATCATCTCAAGATGACGGTGAACATCTTCGAGAAGCGCGTGGAAATGCGCGACTTCAACGGTGCTGTCTACTCGGAGCTGAATTCTCAGTACAAGAACACAAG ACCCGCTTATAATCCACTGTATGCGAATCAATACTCACAaggggcggcggcggtgggaACGGCTGGTGCCATTCTGGCCGCCCTGCCCACGGGTCTGCTGCCGAGCGGTGTCGGAGCGGCCGGCAATGCGAATGTCTATGGCTCAGCGTCGCAGTACCTGAACACGTCGAATCTGACCATGG ACTCCATCAACAGTGGCGGTGGCAACGGAAGCAGCAGTCGCAAGGAGAAGCGCCCCTACAAGAAGCGCAAGCACAAACTGCCCCGCGacaagcagcagcaccagcagcaaccgccgcagcagcaccaccaacagcagcagcaacaacagtaTTTGCCGGCTCTGCCGCCGGCTGGCGGTGCCGGAGTATCGCCCGCGCACCACCTGCCCCACCATCTGCACCACCTAAGCAGGCAACAGAGCGCCTCGCCGGCGGCCAACGACTCGATCGCGGACAGCGAGGACGAGGACTACTTCGGCGGTGCCCAGAATGGCAACAAGCTGGGCTCCGAGAGCGAGGAGGAGACGCCGTTTGCATTTAGGCGGAGGTCGAGCTGTATTTACCTGCCA TCGCGTCAACACGATGGTCGCTATCCGTTCGACTCGGCCGACGAGGAGATGGCGCCCAGTGGAGCTTGCTTGGATGCCAAATACCGTTACACACTGACCTCCCTTACTTATCCAAG GCCACGCTGCATCGGCTTCGCGCGTCGTCGAATGGGTCGTGGCGGCCGTATCCTTCTAGACCGGGCCACAACGAATTTCGACGACTTCTGGTCGCAGCTGGACTACACGGTGATGGAGAGCGTCGTGGTTGATAAATTCGGCGACAAACTCAAGCAGGAGGATCCTGAGCAATTGTGCAAGCCCAGTTCGCCGCCCACGGTGGTGGATCTGGTTCCCGCCGGAAAACCCGTAGAAGGTGAGCAGCCTGCCGCGGATCTGATAAAGGTGGAACCACCCAGCGATGTAGAGAAACCTGCAGCTGGAGTGGAAACCGGCCAGGAGAGCAAAGAACTGGAGCTCGAAGAGAAATCTGAGATCGAAGTGGAAGATGAATACATGGCCACTGACGATGAGAATGTGTCACGGCTTGGAATCTACAGCTCAGCGGTTACGTTACCCCCGAGTTCTATAGATCTTCGCCAGAAACGCCGCCGCCTGCGTCGCAAGAAGCAGCAGTTGCGAGAACTGAATGCAGCCAAGCGTTTGAAGAGATCCGCGGAGACGGTGGCCACAACCGGGGAGGTTGaacaggaggaggaggaggatactAAACCAGCATTGGTTCCCCTGCCCAGGGCTTACCTTCAACGCTTGGCATTGGTTCTCGGccaaaaactcaaaaaggAAGAAGAGGAAAAGGAAGTTTGCAAGAATCAGGCCCCAGAGCTGCTGGATAACAATGATAAGGAGCAACTGCAGCCTCCGCGAGCCAATCATCAGCAGCACCACCGttccaacaacaacaacaacaacaacaataccgtgttgaacaacaacaacaatagtagtagtagtagtaacGTTATGAATAAGGATGTTAGCATTAGCGAAAAAATCAATGTGATAAagcaggaggcggaggagtCAGGCGTCGTCGAAGGCCAGGATCAGCCGGTGGCCTCCACCTCGgccgcagcagccgccgcaCGTGCCGCCGAAGCAGCCGCTGCAGCGGAGGCAGCCGCGTCGACAGGCGCGGTTGTGACCACGAATGCGGGGCCCTCGGTGGAGGAGGTGGCCAGGACGATAAAGCGCGAACTGATTGATGCCGATGACTCCAATGAGCCGCTGAGCAGCATTCGTACAGCAGCTGTCCTGCAGTCCTCGCAACCCGTTCCCGAACTCATGGACGATGAGGCGGAGGACGATGTTAATCTCGCCCAGCTGAGCAGCATCATCCGGCACACGGCTGTTAAAAAGGAGCTGGAGGcccagcagcatcagcaacagGTGGAGCACGAGCAGATGCAGGCCGCCAGGCGCCTGGAGGAGGATGAAGCCGCTCCCTGTCTGAACCAGCTGCCGGATGTGATTCGCCTGCGAAATCTGCGCAACAGCCAAGTGCATGCGAGGCCCAAGGACCTGTTCATACAAGCTCCTCTCGATGATGACTTCAATGCGGACTACTTGGGTGGACTGTCGCCCACCTCCAGCCAGCGATTGGACATATGCAATGAGCTGCTCTCGGAGATCAGGCGTGATTGGCTGCACTTCCGGCCAAAAACGCCCACGGATGAGCTGTCCGATAACGAGGATTGCGAAGTGGGCAAGTCCTGTGATAGTCACGCCGTTGATTGGACCCAGGACACGCCCATAAGTGTGGAACTCAATCGGTTGGGCAAGCGAGAAGCGGAGGAATCCGATTCCAACTCGTACTTCCTGAGTAGCGGCTTTAAGTACACGGATCTCGAGTCGGATACCCAGCTGCTGCAGACGGTGCAAGTTCAGGAGTTCGCCCGCGGCAGCAGCAAGAGCCCCAACTGCTCAGGATCGGGCTCGGGATCTGCTTTGGAGTTTAACCTGAGTGGCGGCGACTCACTAAACGATATCAACAACCTGTTGGGCGATGATGACGAGGACGACAACCACGAGCATATGCTAGACAACATCCTACAGGAGTGCGCCATGGACGATCCGAAGGCCTTGAACCAAGCGACCAGCTTTTGGAACGGCATTCTCGATGGCGAGGCAGCCGTGGAGGATGTGGAAATCGCCGATCAGCTGCTGGATTGTATAGATGAAAAGAAACCCAAGGTGGGTGCTGCTGATTCATCGAAGCGCGCAGGCCGCAACCGCAAGACGAAATTGGCTCTAAGCCCGGTAGGAAGTTCCACGTTTACTGTGTGTCCCACGGCGGAGTCACTCAAGGAGCGCGAGCTGTTCTTCAGCCAAGCACCGCCAGTTGTGGTGACGCCCAAAGAGGAGCCTCCGGCGGAAGTTGAACCGACTGAAGCGGTGTCCAAGGAAGCATTGGTTTTGTCTGTGAAGGTTGAGGCGGCGGAGAAACCTCAGGAAGAGATCGTCGCTGTCGCTCCGCAAGCACAACAGCTGCCACCGCAAGCCATTGCTCTGCCGACGACACAGCTGATCAACATACCCGCCCAGATAACCacgcagcagaagcagcaacatcagccgCAAGTGACGCAATTGCTCAATCAATTTGCCAGCGCCGGCCCGCAGATCATTGCTCGCACGGAATACGGCGGAGGAGCAGCCGTGGGCGATATAGTGACAATCACGCCGCACACGGGAAGCAGTCCGCTGCCCACACTCACCGctcagcagcagctgcaacacCAGTTGGCGCAGGCTCAACTTCGGAACGTGACCGTCCAGCAGCGACAGGCGACTCCCCAAACCGCCAACCAGAACCAGaatccccagcagcagcagttgctcTTCCAGATGCAGCGGGATCCCTCGCGCTCTCTGACGCCTCTGCAAGCTGCCGGCGCTGGCGCCACGGGCAACCATTTGATCTACACAACCAGCTGCGGCGAGATTGTCACAGCAGCGGGTGCGGCAGCGGCATCGCAAAAGGTCACCTATGCCATCCAGAAGGCGGGAGTCGCAAGCGGAGGCGCCACCACCGCTTCCATAGGACCCAACACGGTCATCACGCTATCCAATGTGAAGGTGCAGAATGATGATATCTCCTCGGGGAGCAGCGGCAATTCGGGGTCCAGTGTGAACATCATCAACACGACCAGTGGCCAGCAGCTAGCCGTGCACAGCATTGCAGGGATGCAGCAGCAGGGCCAACAGCAGGTGCAACAGGTGACCACGAGTACGCCCTTGTTGGTCGCGACGCCCACCCGCAACAatgtgcagcagcaacagcaacagctggTGCAGCAACAACCGATTGTTTGGCGGCAGGTGAGCGGGACAAACACGGCGGTGGCCACCACAGCGGTGCTCTCCACAACGGTGGACTCCTCGCCGAAGGCAGTAACCAATCAGATCGTGTGGACCAGCCGAGCCACCCAGAAAAGGCAACTCAACGGACCGGAGAGTACGG ACTTCAACAAACTCGTGCTCAATCGAAAGTTGCCGCGCAAGCAACAGatgcagcaacagcaccagCAGATCCAGCTGACcaagcagcagctccagcaaTTGGTGCAGCACGAAGAACTGGACGAAATGTCGACGGGCAACAGTGGCGAACAGATGGACACGAGTGACggactgcagcagcagcaacagcaacagcaactacagcagcagcacctgcaAAAGCTCAGCAAGGTGATCAAGATGTCACAGTTCCCGCTGCTCGTATCGGATGTCaatctgcagcagcaacagccggTGTCGGGTcagggccagcagcagcaactgaaGCCCAACTCGGCGGCAGCGATTGCGGCCAACCACAACTACAGTCTGCACCCTGCCTCGACGGCAATCATCACCGCCCAGGCGACACCCCAGCAGGCCAACAAGATCTTCCTGACCAGCAGCAATAGCGGAGGTGGCGGATCTGGAGGCAACTTTACCATTGCCACAGCCAGTGAACTGCAAGCGGCTGGCCAAAAGCTGCACTACAAGGAGCTGCCCAATTCCAATCTGAAGCTGAATTTTGTCAGCAGCGCCGGCACGGGGGAGCAGGCGCAGCAGGTGGGTGCCACCACGGTGCTACTGAACAAAtcccaacagcagcagcaacaacagcagcagcatcaaaAGCTTAAGACGTTGGCCACAACGGGAAATTCCCAAACTGGTCAGGGAGACAAGCGTGTGCTCTACACGAGTCTGCTGAATGTGAAGCCGCTGCAGAAGAACAACAGTGGCGCGATGCAGATGCAACTTGGACCGGGTGGATTGCAGCAGGTGCTCCGCGGACGTCTCAACAATTCGATCATTACGAGGACCCTGCCGCTGGGCACCACTGTGAACAGCACCGGGGGAACTGTAGgacccaccaccaccacaatCAGGCAGTTGGTCAGCACGAATGCGAACAATGTGAGCAGCCAGGATGGCAGTCTGCTGAGTGCCAAGGATGTGGGCAAAGCTCTGACCGTGGAGCAGGTGATAGCCAGTGCCAACAATGGAGGTGTGGTGCTGCCTacgagcaacaacaacaacaataacaacaatggCAGTGGAGGGGGCGGAAATGGAGGAGCATTGGGCAGCGGAGTGAATGCCACGGGATctggaggaggcggaggaacCGCTGGCACGGGAGCAGGGGGAGTTGGTGTGACGTCCACCATCAACAGATGA